A segment of the Candida albicans SC5314 chromosome 2, complete sequence genome:
ACTATCCTGAGGTGRTTATTTTTTGGTGGAAATTTTGACCAAATTCTTAAGCAAAAAGTCTTYAATCGTTTGATCAGCttaaatcttcttcaaacCATTCCAAATACCCCATATACCGGTCTTCCCATCAACTACTAAACTCTAGCCCTAGGACTGTTTTAGTTTCTCATTTTGCACTTCTCTGGATCaacccttttttttttctcgtttaaaaaatctaaaaaaaaaaaattttcttcctCATCTTACACCTTCTCCTACCATAGCCATGTCAGTACTAACCCGCAAACGTGTCATCTCCCCATCTGATTCACCTAATAAGAAACAAAATACCATGTCAGATGACCAGTTTTCAGAGAAAATGTACACTACATACGTCAAGTCGGCATTGCTATCCCTAGAAACCGATGCCTTGCCCATCAACACCATCACAGATAAAATCAATCTCCCCATTGGCCACCCCGAATCAATCACACTCCCCCAATTTCAGATCGTCTTGAACGGACTCGTGTCAAATACCTCACGCTTGGACAACACCGCATGCAGCAACCTCATCTTTGCCATTTTGAGATACAACTGGCTAGACATAGCCGATACCGATGGGTACCACCGTTTCGCTGAATCGTATTCCCAATTCCTCGTTGCATTGGTGTCGACGCTCCCAAAATACCTCCATGAAGTGACAAACAAACTTATCCAGGAATTTGACTCGCCAAATACGACCCACCACCACGAAATACTcaccaaaatcatcaaatacGTTCCCACATCAATCAACTCAATCCCACAACTCTTGCAAAAAAACTTCCCCCACCACATTTCGTCCTCGACAAAGGAACTTACCAACTACGTGCAGAACCTAGTCCGCGTCTTGGACTACACTCCAGAGTTACAATTCAGTATATGGCAACTAATCATCGAGTCGAGTATAAAACTAGACGTTGAACTCCAGAACGAACTTGACGACCTAGACGACGAAGAGATCGAAGATTTGATTAGTGGCGAAGAAGACTCCGACAGCGAAGACGAATGGGAGgtcaccaccacctccatCAAATCCCTCCTGTCCAAACTCGATAGCATTATCAGCACCCTCTTGACTACCACCGCCAACTCATTCACCATCGAAGAACTAAACAACGGAAACGGTGTCAACCTCTTCAACACCATCAACTCCCTCTTCAAAAGCCACATCTTGCCCACCCACTTTACCAAACTGATCCAGTTTATCCTATTCCACATCACCCAGTTCCAACCTGAATTGGCCGACTCATACTTGGTATTGCTCATCGATGTGGCTTTCAACCCCAGCGAAATCTTGGAAAAGCGTCTCAAGGCAATGCAGTACTTGTCGTCATACATCGCCAGAGCCAAAAACCTTTCCCGCCACCAGGTCATCTTCATTGTCAGTTATCTTGTCGGTTGGCTCAACAAGTTTATCATCGAAAGAGAACAAGAGGTCGAGTCTAGTGGCGACAAACAAGTCGGGGGTATGGAACGATTCAAACTATTCTACGCCGCATTTCAGGCATTGCTCTACATCTTCTGTTTCCGCCACGAACTACTCTCCACCACCGAAAACGACTGGGAGTGCGACCTCGACAAGTTCTTCCAAAGAGCTATCCTTACCAAGTTTAACCCGCTAAAGTTCTGTGACGAGACCGTGGTGTACATATTTGCCAAGTTGGCCACCAAACTCAATGTCTGCTACTGCTACTCCATCATCGAACACAATAAACGCGAGAGAATGTTGCACACAAACGCATTGCCTTCCGCAGTTGGCAACTTTAAACAGAAACAAGAGTTCTTGGACTTGGAAGCTTACTTCCCATTCGATCCATTGGTCTTGCCCATCAGCAAATCCATCGTCGCTCCAAACTACATAGAATGGTCAGAAGATACCCATGCCGAAGAAACCGATAGTGAAGACGATATATAGTGTGTatagaaataaataaaaaaaaaattaccatAACCAAAATGGCGggcaaaaaaataatgatctAGCCGAGGATCGAACTCGAGACCTTTTCCGTGTGAAGGAAACGTGATACCGCTACACCACTAAACCATTTTACGAAAAATTATACATTGACTATGTCAATACCGAAAATTACCACACCTGCTGCAACACCACAATATACACTGGCGAACACTGACCGCCAATCGACGCATCATACAACTTGTACAACCCGTTAGTGCCCGCCTGACAGTGCCAGAACCGCGTGCTGCCATGGAGTGAAAGCAACCGCTTACCATTCGACGAAACAACCGACCATCCCTTATTGAACAACGCACTGGACTGCGACGGCAAATCAAACTGAAACTGGTGGTTAGCAACAATCTCTCCAATAGCACCTCGCTGGTCATACAATACACCATCACTAAGCATAAAGTATTGTGGGGACTTCCCAACCTTGCAGTAAACCGGGGTCACCTTACACTTGCCACACGGCTCTGGTGCCATATACGAACTATTCCCCATCAAGCACTCAACGGTAGCGTTGCCATGGAACAACTGGCCATCGCCAATCTCAAATACCTTATACGTGGTGTACCCAACCTGGGCACCTAACGAAAACCGAATCGGAGCACTAGCCAAACCACTGACAAGCACAATAGTATAGAATAAAACTAAGCAAATCATTGCtgatcaaaaaaaaaacgagaGGCGACAATCCCTCCACTATTTATAGTTGGGTgtcccttttttttttgcaacagATTGTTTACATTTTCTATAAACTCTATACTCGCTCATTAATAAACTTTGCTACTAAATTATATGCAAACTTGTCTTTGAAATCTCCCTTGATTGCTCTTTCGGCCCCTTGTTTGCTAATATAGTCCAAGCACTCAACATAGACTAGCCCTGCATGTATACCACCAGGCTCAGTATAGTATTCGACGCCACCTTTAATAATGTTGTAAAAATCATCGACCCCATCTCTCAAAACCTCTCTCTCTCCCACAATCATCAACGTGTTACCGTTCAACGCCTCAACCTCCTTCCAGTGCTCGTCCCAATTGGTATTGGTAAATgtcaaaaaattattaataaacaGTTTATCGTTATCCCCAGCATACAACTCTCCCATGGACGTGTCTTGTGCACCTAGATCGCCCCACACATCGCACCCGTGTCGTGGCGGAAGTTTCGGGGTGGTGCATGGCTGCACCCACGGCGATACCAATATCAATGCCTGTGGCTGTGGCAAATCAAGCAGCACGTTATACTGCTGCAACTGCTGCTTGGCCTCTTCCGGATATGCTATGGCTCTGGCCAACGACAACGACATATGTGCCCCTGCTGAATCCCctaacaacaaaatatcCTTATACCCTTGGGCCACCAAATTGTTATACGTAACCAAATGCTCATACAACTGTGTCGGATAAACATTATCAAACATGGTCAACGAATAGTCAACCACCAAAATCGACGTGTTCTCCGCCGCATGGTCATCCAACGCATAGTGCAACGCcgaaacaaaaacaaactgCGACTCAAACATGTTCAACAAGTACCCTCCGCCATGGATATAGATCAACACCTTGCCCTGGGTATCTGCCTTGTGGATCCAATAACTATACTCATCAAACTTTTCCCCAAAATGCGCCAACCCCGATGCCAATGGATGGGTCTTGAACTTGGCAATCACCTTGTCAATCGGCTGGTAGATAACCGCTTTAATATTCTCCTTCTTGTAGTTCCCCGAAACATGGTACTGCACCGATAACAACACATTCTTCCACAACGAGTTGCGGAACTCCTGATTAGTACGTGAATATGGTGTGCCCACCGTATAGTACTGCAACACCGTCTTGGTCACAGTATATGGCAATGTAACCaatttaagaaaaaaatcaattgtaatCATGGTCCCATGCATAAGCAagataaactttttttgacgtcgacttttttttctttttttttttttcctctgTTTTCCTACACGACTACAACTTAAAACTATTTGAGCTTTGTGGCCCGCTGGCCTTTTTGAGATTACCTTTAATGTCTCTCATCTCACCCTTATTGCCAATGACAGTAAGGTTCTTTGCACCAGCCAACGTATCGACAACACCATCTTTCCTTTGACGTTTGGTCTCTTGTCTTTGGTTAAACGTCTTGGCCTTCTTTCTCTTGCTAGCACGTCTTAACCTCTGTTTATCTTCACGACTCAACTCATCTTTCGAGTACGACAAACCAGACTTTAATTGCACTTGCGACTTGCCCTTAACTCCATCACCCTTAGcctcatcatcaccaaTCTTATATATCTCCTGTGGTGCCAACCTCGACTCGTTCGACACATGCAATGGCTGCGCATCTTCCATGCTAATACTATCGGTAACCTTAATATCAATGGTCTTGGCTTGGTGTGGTTTGGGAATGAAATGAGCTGAACACAACGCATCTAATTTATGTGTAACCTTGGTAAACAACTCACTAATCTCGTCGTGCTGTTTCTTCACCTCTTCGTTGATCGATTCTTGTTGTGCATCAACATGGTTATACTCATCCTCATACAACTCAGCTAACGACTTGGACGACTTTTGTTCAGAAACCTCGGCTCGTGGCGTCTTGTGGAACTTGGAAATGTCTGTTATTATACGTCTGGgcaaatcattaaaatcGTCTTCCTTGATACGTTTGCGAATAAGGTCTTCCAATGTCTGCGTCGACTCCTCAGTTATCACCGGAACCGGTTTGGATGTACGGTCAAAAGCTATTTCAGTCTCCTCCAATAACGATTCTCGCGGTCTATCTTTAGACGTGATCTCACCTTTCATTGTCCATTTCTTATCTGCCACCAATTCTGCTTCCAACCTGGCAATTTCCGCTTGGATAGACTTTTGCTGCTTTTCAAACGACGACAAACTTTCCTTTGGCTGTGGCTCCTCCTCGGCAAATAAATCTAGCATAGCCGAGTTGACTGCATTGTCGTAATCATCTTCCTCAAACTCCTCTTTTTCAGGCACTTGTTGCTTAAACTTTCCTGGCTTGTCGTAAAAGTCATTGTAGTAATCCATCTCATCGTCGTCGCCACTCAAACTATCAAAATAGTCTATCTCATCGTCGTTATTATCGTTCTCCATAGCCAAGACTTGTTTGTTGAACTCGTCAATATCGAAAAACCCATCATTAAGGCCAAACGCATCTTTATGGATAGGTTCGGCgtcttcctcttcttcgGGCTGTTCTTCCTCCAGTTCAACTTGGGGTTCTTCATCCTCTGGCTGTTCTTCTTGTTCCAGTTCTTCCTCGACTTCCTCGAGttcctcttcttctgcCGGCGgttcctcttcttcttgagtgtcctcttcttcttgagtgttctcttcttcctcttcttcatctCTTACCATCCCTTGTATCTCCGGTATAACACTCCCCAACAACTCCTCACCCACCCCATCGAGAACCATTTTTGTTTGTCCAAAAACTTGCGATGAGTCTAACCCATCAATATATATCTCATCCAACACAGAATACTTTTTCGCCAACGGGTCTATAAACGACTTGACTAGCTTATTAAAAAACTCTCCATCAGTCTTAAATATCTCATACGGCCTATCGTATATAGTCTGAAGTGTAGCTTGTGTCATGATTGGTAAAAGAGTAAcacaacaaaatttttttttttttgcgatgcacatttattttttttttctataaATCAGATCTGGGTATACTTAGTAGTTGGccataaaatataaaatttgtACAGCACTAGCATTTACTAACAACTTCTTCTTGGCATGTTGCGATGGATCGTTGTTACAGTACACTGAGTCATCGTCATCAAAACTGCCTCTAAACAGCTTGCTATAGCGGTCAAACGTAGAACGTGTAGATGCTGCAATCAGAGTAAAGTACAACGACAGGTCCTTGGGGTCTTGCAAGTACTGGTAGATATAATTCCCTTGCTTAACCACTTCATCCCTATACTGTCCAAACAGGTCACTCAACCTAAATGCATCTGCAAACCCTGCAAACAAGAGATGAACATACTCTAAGTTATTGTTCCAGTTCCCGTTCCCATCGTAGAATGCACCACCAGGGTTGGTGGCTGCCAGCGCCAACTCTAACGCCTTGTCCAACATATCCTGGTCACCCCTGAATTTGTGCAAATACACAAGCGTGCTAATAGAACACCCAATCGTATACGTCAACTTCCCCTTATCCACCTGACCCAAATCGTTCTTATCTGTTCCATCAAAAAATAACTTGTCCTGGGGGTCCTGCAAATTCTTAAACATGAAATCCATACAATCAGTTGCAAATTCAAGCAACGAGTTGTCGCGGGTTATATCGTACAACCTAACTGCAGCCAAAGCAGCTTCGACTGTCGAAATCGACGCAATATAATTCTTATCTTTCTTCCAGATAATCCCACCATTA
Coding sequences within it:
- the RRN3 gene encoding rDNA-binding RNA polymerase I transcriptional factor (Protein with a predicted role in recruitment of RNA polymerase I to rDNA; caspofungin induced; flucytosine repressed; repressed in core stress response; repressed by prostaglandins), which translates into the protein MSVLTRKRVISPSDSPNKKQNTMSDDQFSEKMYTTYVKSALLSLETDALPINTITDKINLPIGHPESITLPQFQIVLNGLVSNTSRLDNTACSNLIFAILRYNWLDIADTDGYHRFAESYSQFLVALVSTLPKYLHEVTNKLIQEFDSPNTTHHHEILTKIIKYVPTSINSIPQLLQKNFPHHISSSTKELTNYVQNLVRVLDYTPELQFSIWQLIIESSIKLDVELQNELDDLDDEEIEDLISGEEDSDSEDEWEVTTTSIKSLSSKLDSIISTLLTTTANSFTIEELNNGNGVNLFNTINSLFKSHILPTHFTKSIQFILFHITQFQPELADSYLVLLIDVAFNPSEILEKRLKAMQYLSSYIARAKNLSRHQVIFIVSYLVGWLNKFIIEREQEVESSGDKQVGGMERFKLFYAAFQALLYIFCFRHELLSTTENDWECDLDKFFQRAILTKFNPLKFCDETVVYIFAKLATKLNVCYCYSIIEHNKRERMLHTNALPSAVGNFKQKQEFLDLEAYFPFDPLVLPISKSIVAPNYIEWSEDTHAEETDSEDDI
- a CDS encoding uncharacterized protein (Ortholog of C. dubliniensis CD36 : Cd36_15040), with the translated sequence MICLVLFYTIVLVSGLASAPIRFSLGAQVGYTTYKVFEIGDGQLFHGNATVECLMGNSSYMAPEPCGKCKVTPVYCKVGKSPQYFMLSDGVLYDQRGAIGEIVANHQFQFDLPSQSSALFNKGWSVVSSNGKRLLSLHGSTRFWHCQAGTNGLYKLYDASIGGQCSPVYIVVLQQVW
- a CDS encoding uncharacterized protein (Protein of unknown function; Spider biofilm repressed), encoding MHGTMITIDFFLKLVTLPYTVTKTVLQYYTVGTPYSRTNQEFRNSLWKNVLLSVQYHVSGNYKKENIKAVIYQPIDKVIAKFKTHPLASGLAHFGEKFDEYSYWIHKADTQGKVLIYIHGGGYLLNMFESQFVFVSALHYALDDHAAENTSILVVDYSLTMFDNVYPTQLYEHLVTYNNLVAQGYKDILLLGDSAGAHMSLSLARAIAYPEEAKQQLQQYNVSLDLPQPQALILVSPWVQPCTTPKLPPRHGCDVWGDLGAQDTSMGELYAGDNDKSFINNFLTFTNTNWDEHWKEVEALNGNTLMIVGEREVLRDGVDDFYNIIKGGVEYYTEPGGIHAGLVYVECLDYISKQGAERAIKGDFKDKFAYNLVAKFINERV
- the MPP10 gene encoding rRNA-processing protein (Putative SSU processome and 90S preribosome component; repressed in core stress response; repressed by prostaglandins) → MCIAKKKKFCCVTLLPIMTQATLQTIYDRPYEIFKTDGEFFNKLVKSFIDPLAKKYSVLDEIYIDGLDSSQVFGQTKMVLDGVGEELLGSVIPEIQGMVRDEEEEEENTQEEEDTQEEEEPPAEEEELEEVEEESEQEEQPEDEEPQVESEEEQPEEEEDAEPIHKDAFGLNDGFFDIDEFNKQVLAMENDNNDDEIDYFDSLSGDDDEMDYYNDFYDKPGKFKQQVPEKEEFEEDDYDNAVNSAMLDLFAEEEPQPKESLSSFEKQQKSIQAEIARLEAELVADKKWTMKGEITSKDRPRESLLEETEIAFDRTSKPVPVITEESTQTLEDLIRKRIKEDDFNDLPRRIITDISKFHKTPRAEVSEQKSSKSLAELYEDEYNHVDAQQESINEEVKKQHDEISELFTKVTHKLDALCSAHFIPKPHQAKTIDIKVTDSISMEDAQPLHVSNESRLAPQEIYKIGDDEAKGDGVKGKSQVQLKSGLSYSKDELSREDKQRLRRASKRKKAKTFNQRQETKRQRKDGVVDTLAGAKNLTVIGNKGEMRDIKGNLKKASGPQSSNSFKL
- the FAV3 gene encoding Fav3p (Putative alpha-1,6-mannanase; induced by mating factor in MTLa/MTLa opaque cells); the encoded protein is MHGFGILVLILPLCLSAPANVRTVVVTAPVEIVTVTQVGTQIYSATSLEAPTSSLAESFTSSAKTTSLESSLSTSLSTSSSSSVPTPGNSYYNTMFKVWQRFWGDGKWNDNDSNCNDGYTLPVLWTMAVLGEAIVKTGDVSGVEVTLDRIMQYYDSATKAFSASPNDGVEVYSDDIAQLAWVFIDAFKMTGQQKYLDHAKDIVLYIQTQQGPNGGIIWKKDKNYIASISTVEAALAAVRLYDITRDNSLLEFATDCMDFMFKNLQDPQDKLFFDGTDKNDLGQVDKGKLTYTIGCSISTLVYLHKFRGDQDMLDKALELASAATNPGGAFYDGNGNWNNNLEYVHLLFAGFADAFRLSDSFGQYRDEVVKQGNYIYQYLQDPKDSSLYFTSIAASTRSTFDRYSKSFRGSFDDDDSVYCNNDPSQHAKKKLLVNASAVQILYFMANY